One Melitaea cinxia chromosome 17, ilMelCinx1.1, whole genome shotgun sequence genomic region harbors:
- the LOC123661697 gene encoding GPI ethanolamine phosphate transferase 2: protein MLPWIHHRWTGLWLLITALGTLSLFLYGFFPLKYHSGKLASMDDLPNSINEISIDGQSVYNPGEKSVILMVIDGLRYDFVTEEYMPFTGQLIKNKSACIYVAVAEPPTVTMPRIKSPERKKEKAQWRRTINFWRDIFAMMTGSVSTFADVALNFGAPAVAGDSVLRVAASRGRRTVMYGDDTWLRLFPGLWSESDGTTSFFVTDYTEVDNNVTRHLDKVLSPDEKKKPTFDLMVLHYLGLDHIGHLEGARSPKIKPKLVEMDNVVKKIYHAMQKWDRTGVLLVCGDHGMRDAGGHGGASTAELLVPLVVLTSDGFKCPHESGAGPTVAQTDVAPTLAWLLNSPPPGDSVGRILPALLPPDPRQHLYLLHVLAERNARLVPSTDKEFYKQFERAKTQFAHYLATGQQSAAKIAKEFYEESLEAMSQYLTESSTDFDMFAIGVATFLLYVVTSALLCLTLFSLQPEVKRKVSVYRQQKSKAGSLIAFFIIMTISSIVLIIACFITETKSQVCSFNPVWSIAFIAITIVATVTYFIIKTVMEKTKDLTVLRDLNVIDYLLIIGTLFHSWSFFGTSFIEEEHMTWYFFWNTLMFFVLVRTIVVIVMYFAKRWSGATEVQEKPDLENRMSSVGVSIVPQWVLLIALHRYLRTMNQTGDRWMFLPDTADWLNAPENDFYLELHLVIGTLLTLAICLWNVRYMNNYMQMHSALTVVAIACILCYRISTNSLDSPFPVIKTWDPVLIVDVFWAIIIAQFVFEIFTYIGVFKTCCFPLKSNSKFTYNKPKAKSEDYFYDQMEEPWNIDEVKLNLARSITHIMYNDLMLIVILLMRPHNVIMVPSIYFTCKLTSKCLDHKLLDARTGRNTEIVDVLSKSLVHLWIGVLFFFYQGNSNSLASVDLGSGYVGLREYSAPRVALRMGLHAHAGPALAGAALFCALGAGAPDWRRYLDSVWRVINVFAFQRVYQLVIYCVITIVFRHHLFVWTVFSPKLLYDFVATVFSVQALSTIAVIVQITHTTSWLAKKLTYKSTL, encoded by the exons ATGTTGCCTTGGATCCACCATCGTTGGACTGGCCTTTGGCTGCTAATAACGGCCTTGGGAACATTGTCCCTATTTTTATATGGATTTTTTCCACTAAAATATCATTCAGGAAAACTAGCCAGTATGGATGACCTTCCAAATTCTATAAATGAGATCAG TATTGATGGTCAATCAGTGTACAATCCTGGTGAGAAAAGTGTAATTCTGATGGTGATAGATGGCTTGAGATATGACTTTGTAACTGAAGAGTACATGCCATTCACTGGAcagctaataaaaaataaatcagcaTGTATTTATGTAGCTGTTGCCGAACCACCTACAGTCACCATGCCTCGAATCAAG TCACCAGAAAGAAAGAAGGAAAAGGCACAATGGCGGCGCACAATAAACTTCTGGCGGGATATTTTT GCTATGATGACCGGTAGTGTATCGACATTTGCGGATGTGGCGTTAAACTTTGGCGCGCCAGCGGTTGCCGGTGATAGCGTGTTACGGGTAGCGGCATCAAGAGGTCGTCGCACTGTAATGTACGGTGATGATACGTGGCTACGACTGTTTCCTGGATTGTGGTCGGAATCTGATGGAACCACATCGTTCTTTGTCACCGATTATACAGAA GTGGATAACAACGTAACTCGTCATCTAGATAAAGTTCTGTCTCCAGATGAGAAAAAGAAACCTACCTTTGATTTGATGGTTCTTCACTATTTAGGACTCGATCATATCGGGCACTTGGAGGGTGCCAGGAGTccgaaaataaaaccaaaattgGTAGAAATGGACAATgttgtcaaaaaaatatatcatgcTATGCAGAAATgg GATCGTACAGGAGTATTGCTAGTATGTGGAGACCACGGTATGAGGGACGCTGGCGGTCACGGTGGAGCGTCTACAGCTGAACTACTCGTTCCTCTTGTGGTATTAACTAGTGACGGCTTTAAATGTCCCCACGA GTCCGGCGCCGGACCTACGGTTGCACAGACAGATGTGGCGCCGACATTGGCTTGGCTGTTAAACTCACCCCCGCCTGGAGACAGTGTGGGCCGCATTTTGCCTGCATTGCTACCTCCAGACCCACGCCAACACCTTTACTTATTACACGTGCTGGCCGAGAGGAACGCACGCCTCGTACCCTCTACCGACAAAG AGTTTTACAAACAGTTCGAACGCGCTAAGACCCAATTTGCCCACTACTTGGCAACGGGACAACAAAGCGCAGCGAAAATTGCCAAGGAATTTTATGAGGAATCTTTGGAAGCGATGTCTCAATATCTCACCGAATCATCGACTGACTTCGACATGTTCGCTATTGGTGTCGCCACTTTTCTTCTATACGTTGTGA cGAGTGCCCTACTGTGTCTGACACTTTTCTCTCTCCAACCGGAAGTGAAAAGGAAAGTCAGTGTATATAGACAGCAAAAATCAAAAGCCGGATCCTTGATCGCCTTTTTCATCATAATGACAATATCATCAATAGTATTAATTATAGCCTGTTTCATAACAGAAACCAAAAGCCAAGTTTGTTCTTTCAACCCAGTATGGTCTATAGCCTTTATAGCCATAACAATCGTAGCGACGGTGACGTACTTTATTATAAAGACAGTAATGGAAAAGACAAAAGATCTGACAGTATTGCGAGACCTGAACGTAATAGACTATTTACTGATAATTGGTACGCTTTTTCACTCTTGGTCGTTCTTTGGAACAAGTTTCATAGAAGAGGAACACATGACTTGGTATTTCTTTTGGAATACGTTGATGTTTTTCGTCCTAGTGAGGACAATTGTGGTTATTGTGATGTACTTCGCTAAGAGATGGTCGGGAGCCACAGAGGTCCAGGAAAAACCGGATTTAGAAAATAGGATGAGTTCAGTCGGTGTTAGTATTGTACCGCAGTGGGTTTTGTTGATTGCTTTGCATAG gTACTTAAGAACAATGAATCAAACTGGGGACCGTTGGATGTTCCTCCCCGACACTGCGGATTGGTTAAATGCGCCCGAAAACGATTTCTACCTCGAATTACATCTTGTTATTG GTACTCTTCTAACTTTAGCGATATGCCTTTGGAATGTACGCTATATGAATAATTACATGCAAATGCATTCCGCTCTAACAGTTGTGGCAATCGCGTGCATATTATGCTACCGGATATCAACCAATTCCTTAGATTCACCATTTCCCGTCATAAAAACTTGGGACCCAGTATTAATAGTCGACGTATTTTGGGCAATAATTATAGCCCAATTTGTTTTCGAAATATTTACCTACATCGGTGTGTTTAAAACATGCTGTTTTCCTTTAAAAAGCAATAGTAAATTTACGTATAACAAGCCTAAGGCAAAAAGTGAGGATTACTTCTATGACCAAATGGAAGAACCGTGGAATATAGACGAAGTCAAGTTAAACCTAGCTCGGTCGATCACTCATATCATGTACAACGATTTGATGTTGATAGTAATACTATTGATGAGACCCCATAACGTTATTATGGTGCCGAGCATATATTTCACCTGTAAATTGACGTCTAAATGTTTAGACCATAAACTGTTAGACGCTAGAACAGGAAGGAACACTGAAATCGTCGATGTCTTGAGCAAGTCACTCGTTCATCTTTGGATTGGAGTTCTATTCTTCTTTTATCAG GGTAACTCAAACAGCCTCGCATCAGTGGACCTGGGTTCAGGCTACGTCGGGCTGCGAGAGTACAGTGCCCCGCGCGTGGCGCTCCGCATGGGCCTGCACGCGCACGCCGGGCCCGCGCTCGCCGGCGCCGCGCTGTTCTGCGCGCTCGGCGCCGGCGCGCCGGACTGGCGCCG gtaCCTAGATTCTGTATGGAGAGTGATAAACGTGTTCGCCTTTCAACGAGTGTACCAGCTAGTAATTTATTGTGTCATAACAATAGTGTTTAGACATCACTTATTCGTGTGGACGGTGTTTTCACCAAAGTTACTCTATGATTTTGTAGCTACCGTGTTCTCTGTGCAAGCTCTGTCGACTATAGCAGTTATAGTTCAAATAACTCATACAACAAGCTGGCTTGCAAAGAAGTTGACGTACAAATCAACATTGTGA